DNA from Candidatus Palauibacter australiensis:
GAGCCACGGCGTGTAGTAGGCCGGGTCGTCCCGGCTCGCCCCCTCGAGCAGCGAGAGCAGGTTCTCGCTCCCGACGAAGGAGAGGTTCGCGATGGGCACGTGCAGGCCCAGGTCCATCGCGTCCCGCGCGAAGGCGGCGCACGCGGCATAGGCCCCCACGCAGATCACGGCGTCAGGCGACGCCTCCTGCAGGATCTCGACCTGCGGCCGCATCACGCTCGTGAACTGCGTACCCCGCCTGTAGGTAGCTTCGCCGGCGATCGTCTCGCCGTGCCGGGCGAGCGCCGCCCTCACCCCGGCCCATCCGCTGCGTCCGTAGGCGTCGGCCTGGTAGAAGACCGCGATTCGGCGTCGCCCGATGCGGATGAAGTTGTCGACCAGCCCCGCCGTCTCCTGGCCGTAGGAGGCGCGCAGGTTGAAGGCGAACTCCCCGTACGGCGGCTCGCGCTGCGGCTGGGCGCCCGTGAAGGGGAAGAAGATGTACATCTGCTGGTCCTGGAACTTCTTCAGCAGCGGCAGCACGCGGGTGACGGTGGGAGTTCCGACGTAGCCGAAGAGGAGGAAGACCTCGTCCTCCAGCATCAGCTTGAGCGTGTTTTCTACGCACGGATCCGGCTGATAGCCGTCGTCGTAGAGCCTGGGGACGATCCGGCGTCCGTTGACGCCGCCCTGCTCGTTGACCTGTCCGAAACAGGACATCGCCCCGCGATACAGTTCGGTGCCCAGCCCCCGGGAGGGCCCGGAAAAGGCCGCGGACACGCCGAGAACGATCTCGTCGTCCGGCTGCGCGCCCTGCCTTCCGCTCCAGCGCAGGCCGGGAGCGAGCGGTCGCGTGGAGGTGGAGGCGCCGAGCGACGTCGCGAAGGGCGCCCCGAGCAGACCGGCCAGCCCGGCGCGGATCGCGGAGCGGCGCGTCAGGAGTCCGCCGGGCGCCGGCGG
Protein-coding regions in this window:
- a CDS encoding ABC transporter substrate-binding protein, which codes for MSGSRKGTQPPNGPPVPNRDPARAIPPAPGGLLTRRSAIRAGLAGLLGAPFATSLGASTSTRPLAPGLRWSGRQGAQPDDEIVLGVSAAFSGPSRGLGTELYRGAMSCFGQVNEQGGVNGRRIVPRLYDDGYQPDPCVENTLKLMLEDEVFLLFGYVGTPTVTRVLPLLKKFQDQQMYIFFPFTGAQPQREPPYGEFAFNLRASYGQETAGLVDNFIRIGRRRIAVFYQADAYGRSGWAGVRAALARHGETIAGEATYRRGTQFTSVMRPQVEILQEASPDAVICVGAYAACAAFARDAMDLGLHVPIANLSFVGSENLLSLLEGASRDDPAYYTPWLVNSQVVPSYEDTSIPAVPEYRDQMDRYDPQVPEELVVEPYDPFPYSFTSLEGFLDAKLLTEILRRIDGTPERGKLNDAVFSVRNYDLGIGEMVSFAPDRRQGLQSVYYTVVEDGRFVTLADWEAKFGLTATGDEAS